The sequence CAGAAGGAACACGCCGTCTATGGGCGAACGGGCCTTCCCTGCCCCGCCTGCGGCGCACCCATCGCCAAGAGGGTGGTGGCGGGAAGGAGCACCCACTACTGCCCGCGGTGCCAAGGACCCTAGCCCACCCGCCCCCTGCCCCGGTCCAGCAGGTAAAAAATGACCCCGGAAAGAAGGGCCAAAAGGGCGGCTATGGCCAAGGCCTCCCGGAAAGGAGCCTCCCCGGGCCGGCCCAGGCGCTCGTAAATGGCCAGGGTCAGGGTGGTCCACTCGGGCCGCCAGAGCACCAGGCTGGCCCCAAACTCCCCCAGGATGGCCGCCAAGGCCAGGGCAAGCCCGGATTGCAAGGCGGGAAGGACCAAGGGGATCTCCACCCGGAAAAAGGCCCTAAGGGGCGTGGCCCCCAGGACCCGGGCCGCCTCGAGGAGGCTCGGGGATAGGCTGCGCAAGGCAGGTAAGAGGGCCCGGGCAAGGAGGGGGTAGGCCAGAAGGGCATAGGCGGCAAGCAGGAGGAGCAGGGAGCCCCGAAGCTGGGGGTAGGCGAGAAGGTAGCCGAGGCCCACCGCCACCGGGCTCACCATAAGGGGAAAAAGGCCCAAAAGGTCCATGAGGGGGTTCCTCCGGGCCGCCGCCGCATAGGCCACCCCCAGGGGTAAGGCCAAAAGGAGGGCCAGAAAGGTGAAGCGGAGGCTATTTCCCAAGGCTAGGGAAAGGGGGGTGAAGTCCTCCGAGGCCCAGGCGGAGGCCAAGGCCCCCAGGTCCAGGCGCAGAAGAAGCCCCCACAAGGGGGCAAAGAGGAGCAAAAAGAAGACCCCTAGGCCCAGGGCGTAGGCCCAAGGGGGAGCGGGGAGGAGGCCTCCTGGTGGCAGGGGGTAGGGCTTGAGGCAGAGATAGAGGGCCACAGCCAGGGCCAGGGTGAGGATCTCCAGGAGCATCAGGGCGCTGGCCTCGGGAAAGGCCAGGCGGTAGGCCAAGAGGGTATAGACCTCCACCTCGAGGGTGGCGTACCGGGGCCCGCCCAAGAGAAGGGGCACCCCAAAGGCGGAAAAGGCGTAGATGAACACCAAAAGTCCCGCAGAGCCCAAGGCGGGAAGGATCAGGGGAAACCCCACCCGCAAAAACGCCCTAAAGGGCGTGGCCCCCAGGACCCGGGCCGCCTGCAAGGGGCCCTCCAGGTTCAGGGCCACCGGCAGGAGAATCCTTAGGGCCAGGCCCAGGTTGTAAAACACCGCCGCCAGGAAGAGGAGGGCCTTGGTGCCGTAAAGGTCCACCCCCAAAAGCCCCCTGGGCCCCAGGAGGGCCAAAAACCCCAGGGCCACCACCGGGGTAGGCAGAACGAAGGGCAGGGTGGAAAGGGCCAGGAAGACCTCCCTTAAGGGGAAGCGGCGGCGGAAGGAAAAGGCCAGGGGTAGGGCCAGAATCAGGGTCAGGAGGGCGGAAAGAACCCCGTACTCCAGGCTCCAAAGGTACCGCTCCCAGTAGTAGGGGTTCGTCAGGGCCCTGGCGAACCCCTCCCCCACCCCCAGGGCCAGGATGCGCCCCAAGGGGTAGAAAAGGGCCAAGCCCAGGAAGAGGAAGACCAATAGACCCCCGTAGGCCATGGCCCCCAAATGCCCTCTCCTCCTGTTTCGTTCTCTAAGCCGCAACGAGATGATGCCTACCCGAGGCCCTTTCCGGGGCCCCCACCCTGGCGCAAGCCAGGGGGTGGTATAACCCCTTGGCGCGTTAGCGCCGGGAACGGCGCACCGCCTCGGGGCTTTGCCCTTGGAGGACCACCTTGGTCCATTCCTCAATCCAGCGCTCCCGGTTCTGGGCCATGGCCTTAGGGTCCAGACGCACGCTCCCCAAGGGCTCTGGGGCAAAGCGGAAGACCTCAGGAAGCCTTGCCTCCCGGCGGGCCGGGTACATCCACATCTCCGTGGGAATGTTCTCCTGCACCGGCTTAGAAAGGAACCAGTCCACCACCTTCCTGGCCCCTTCCAGGTTCTTGGTCCCCTTCAGGATCCCCACGAACTCCACCTGGAAGAAGGCCAGCTCAGGGAAAAGGTTCCCCGTGGGGGGCTCTTGGTACTTCCCCTCAGAGTAGTAGACCTCGGCGGCGGGGCTGGTGGTGTAGGAAACCACCAGGGGCCTATCCCCCTTGTAGAGGGTGAAGTGGGTGTAGTAGGCCTCGCTCCAGCCCTTGGCCACCCGCACCCCCCCATCCCGAAGCCGGGCCCAGAAGTCCAGGTAACCGTCCTCGCCAAAACGGGCCACCGTGGTCATGAGGAAGGCCAGGCCCGGGGAGCTGGTGGCGGGGTTTTGCACCACCAAAAGCCTGGCGTACTCGGGCCGGGCGAGGTCGTCGGGTACCTTGGGCAAGGGCCGGTCCTTGAAGTAGGCCCGGTGGTAGTTCAGGCTCA is a genomic window of Thermus caldifontis containing:
- a CDS encoding ABC transporter permease, which encodes MAYGGLLVFLFLGLALFYPLGRILALGVGEGFARALTNPYYWERYLWSLEYGVLSALLTLILALPLAFSFRRRFPLREVFLALSTLPFVLPTPVVALGFLALLGPRGLLGVDLYGTKALLFLAAVFYNLGLALRILLPVALNLEGPLQAARVLGATPFRAFLRVGFPLILPALGSAGLLVFIYAFSAFGVPLLLGGPRYATLEVEVYTLLAYRLAFPEASALMLLEILTLALAVALYLCLKPYPLPPGGLLPAPPWAYALGLGVFFLLLFAPLWGLLLRLDLGALASAWASEDFTPLSLALGNSLRFTFLALLLALPLGVAYAAAARRNPLMDLLGLFPLMVSPVAVGLGYLLAYPQLRGSLLLLLAAYALLAYPLLARALLPALRSLSPSLLEAARVLGATPLRAFFRVEIPLVLPALQSGLALALAAILGEFGASLVLWRPEWTTLTLAIYERLGRPGEAPFREALAIAALLALLSGVIFYLLDRGRGRVG
- a CDS encoding thiamine ABC transporter substrate-binding protein, yielding MLRLWSLLVLLALGFAQEVTVLTHSSFSLDKGLIARFERETGLKLRFLKGGDAGETLNRAILTKGAPIADVIYGLDNTFLSRALEADILLPYRSPEIRNLKATLLLDPTLRALPVDYGWVSLNYHRAYFKDRPLPKVPDDLARPEYARLLVVQNPATSSPGLAFLMTTVARFGEDGYLDFWARLRDGGVRVAKGWSEAYYTHFTLYKGDRPLVVSYTTSPAAEVYYSEGKYQEPPTGNLFPELAFFQVEFVGILKGTKNLEGARKVVDWFLSKPVQENIPTEMWMYPARREARLPEVFRFAPEPLGSVRLDPKAMAQNRERWIEEWTKVVLQGQSPEAVRRSRR